The following proteins come from a genomic window of Frankia casuarinae:
- a CDS encoding DUF501 domain-containing protein: MAPAVTAEDLEIVRRQLSREPRAVLAVAHRCSCGLPDVVETAPRLAGGTPFPTLYYLTCPRAASAISRLEGVGVMREMTARLAEDPRLAAAYAVAHRDYLARRDAHEVLPAAPSAGGMPDRVKCLHVLVAHSLAVGPGVNPFGDEALAAVPDWGRRGPCVAGGRCPGVDEAEAPGPAPGGGAAGDGPTGSRSTGDPAGDPTGDPKEIR, encoded by the coding sequence ATGGCACCGGCGGTGACGGCCGAGGATCTCGAGATCGTGCGCCGTCAGCTCTCCCGCGAGCCGCGAGCCGTCCTCGCGGTGGCCCATCGCTGCTCGTGCGGTCTTCCCGACGTGGTCGAGACCGCACCGCGGCTTGCCGGCGGCACCCCCTTCCCGACCCTGTACTACCTCACCTGCCCCCGGGCTGCGTCGGCGATCTCGCGGCTGGAGGGGGTCGGGGTGATGCGCGAGATGACAGCCCGGCTGGCGGAGGATCCGCGGCTCGCCGCCGCCTACGCCGTCGCCCACCGGGACTACCTCGCCCGGCGCGACGCGCACGAGGTGCTGCCCGCCGCTCCGAGCGCGGGTGGCATGCCCGATCGGGTCAAGTGCCTGCACGTCCTCGTAGCGCACAGTCTCGCCGTGGGTCCGGGAGTCAATCCGTTCGGTGACGAGGCCCTTGCGGCTGTTCCCGACTGGGGTCGGCGGGGGCCGTGCGTGGCCGGTGGCCGATGTCCGGGCGTTGACGAGGCCGAGGCGCCCGGACCCGCCCCGGGCGGCGGGGCGGCGGGCGACGGACCGACCGGCAGTCGTTCGACAGGGGATCCGGCAGGGGACCCGACGGGGGATCCGAAAGAGATCCGATAG
- a CDS encoding SurA N-terminal domain-containing protein — protein MKLSRLLAGVGLLMLVGTGCTTHAGAAAQVGSQTIGTSQLRGIVDRGLKAAQTVPIPQTSQSASQSLNRGELQRRTLTTLVQLELISGEAKRLGISLTGQDIASYYQAYAILQFGSVKAFEQRAAAAGFAQQDVATIVRSGAFESALGDKISPGVLASDADTRAQYDSIVDQIGKIPLSYRQAKPYLARFLVADKRATKVRPLLAQAESRDPISINPRFGTWDTKQFAVVAAEGSIASKPAPTPILDLTTRS, from the coding sequence GTGAAGCTTTCCCGTCTCCTCGCCGGTGTCGGGCTCCTCATGCTCGTCGGTACCGGGTGCACGACCCATGCCGGGGCCGCCGCCCAGGTCGGTTCGCAGACCATCGGGACCTCCCAGCTGCGCGGCATCGTCGACCGTGGGCTCAAGGCCGCGCAGACGGTACCGATCCCGCAGACCTCGCAGTCGGCGTCGCAGAGTCTCAACCGGGGTGAACTCCAGCGACGAACCCTGACCACGCTCGTGCAGCTCGAATTGATCTCCGGTGAGGCGAAGCGGCTGGGGATCTCGCTGACCGGCCAGGACATCGCGTCCTACTACCAGGCGTACGCGATCCTGCAGTTCGGCAGCGTGAAGGCGTTCGAGCAGCGAGCCGCCGCGGCAGGCTTCGCCCAGCAGGACGTGGCGACGATCGTCCGCTCGGGAGCGTTCGAGTCGGCGCTCGGGGACAAGATCAGCCCGGGTGTCCTCGCCTCCGACGCGGACACCCGCGCCCAGTACGACAGCATCGTCGATCAGATCGGGAAGATCCCTCTCAGCTACCGGCAGGCCAAGCCCTACCTGGCTCGGTTCCTGGTGGCGGACAAACGGGCGACGAAGGTGCGTCCGCTACTCGCGCAGGCCGAGTCCCGGGATCCCATCTCGATAAACCCACGATTTGGTACCTGGGACACGAAGCAGTTCGCCGTGGTCGCCGCTGAGGGCTCGATCGCCAGCAAGCCCGCGCCCACGCCGATCCTGGACCTGACCACCCGATCCTGA
- the eno gene encoding phosphopyruvate hydratase has translation MPSIEAVGAREILDSRGNPTVEVEVVLEDGTLGRAAVPSGASTGAFEAVELRDGDNRYGGKGVTKAVAAVIDRIGPAIMELEATEQRLLDATLIDLDGTPGKSALGANALLGVSLAVAKAAAASSGLPLFRYLGGPTAHLLPVPMMNILNGGAHADTNVDIQEFMIAPIGASTFAESLRWGAEVYHALKSVLKARGLATGVGDEGGFAPSLPTNREALDLIAEGIDKAGFALGTDIALALDVASTEFYADGSYTFEGNSRSAEYLSDYYAELVSAYPIVSIEDPLAEDDWDGWVALTERLGGKVQLVGDDLFVTNPERLARGIALKAANALLVKVNQIGTLTETLDAVNLAHRSGYRAMMSHRSGETEDTTIADLAVAVDCGQIKTGAPARSERVAKYNQLLRIEEELDDAARYAGAAAFPRRRQAG, from the coding sequence GTGCCGTCTATCGAGGCCGTCGGAGCCCGCGAGATCCTTGACTCGCGCGGTAACCCCACCGTCGAGGTCGAGGTCGTCCTGGAGGACGGCACGCTGGGCCGCGCCGCGGTGCCCAGCGGGGCGAGCACCGGTGCCTTCGAGGCCGTCGAGCTGCGCGACGGGGACAACCGCTATGGCGGCAAGGGCGTGACCAAGGCCGTGGCCGCGGTGATCGACCGGATCGGTCCGGCGATCATGGAGTTGGAGGCCACCGAGCAGCGTCTTCTCGACGCGACGCTCATCGACCTCGACGGCACCCCGGGCAAGTCGGCCCTCGGCGCCAACGCCCTGCTCGGGGTCAGCCTGGCGGTGGCCAAGGCGGCGGCGGCGTCGAGCGGCCTGCCGCTGTTCCGGTACCTGGGAGGTCCGACCGCGCACCTGCTCCCGGTGCCGATGATGAACATCCTCAACGGTGGTGCGCACGCCGACACCAACGTCGACATTCAGGAGTTCATGATTGCTCCGATCGGCGCGAGCACCTTCGCCGAGTCGCTGCGCTGGGGTGCGGAAGTCTATCATGCGCTCAAGAGCGTGCTGAAGGCGCGGGGCCTGGCGACCGGCGTGGGCGACGAGGGCGGCTTCGCGCCGAGCCTGCCCACCAACCGGGAGGCTCTCGACCTCATCGCCGAGGGGATCGACAAGGCCGGCTTCGCCCTGGGGACGGACATCGCCCTGGCGTTGGACGTTGCCTCCACCGAGTTCTACGCGGACGGGTCGTACACCTTCGAGGGCAACTCGCGTAGCGCCGAGTACCTGAGCGACTACTATGCCGAGCTCGTCTCCGCCTACCCGATCGTCTCCATCGAGGACCCGCTGGCCGAGGATGACTGGGATGGCTGGGTGGCGCTCACCGAGCGGCTCGGTGGCAAGGTGCAGCTCGTCGGGGACGACTTGTTCGTGACCAACCCGGAGCGGCTGGCTCGCGGGATCGCCTTGAAGGCCGCAAACGCCCTGCTGGTGAAGGTGAACCAGATCGGCACGCTGACCGAGACGCTCGACGCGGTGAACCTGGCCCACCGTAGCGGCTACCGGGCAATGATGTCCCACCGGTCCGGCGAGACCGAGGACACCACCATCGCCGACCTCGCCGTCGCGGTCGACTGCGGTCAGATCAAGACCGGCGCCCCGGCGCGCTCGGAGCGGGTCGCGAAGTACAATCAGCTGCTGCGCATCGAGGAGGAACTCGACGACGCGGCCCGGTACGCGGGCGCCGCCGCGTTCCCCCGCCGCAGGCAAGCCGGCTGA
- a CDS encoding FtsB family cell division protein, translated as MPPRNTALTTRATLLAVVICVLVLTLAYPLRLYLQQQAKLSELSRTNAQAQARVNELRATVERYDDQAWVEDEARRRLHYVKPGERAYLMPIKPAPTKDGDETRGGSSGGSAWYARLWSEISTP; from the coding sequence ATGCCGCCGCGGAACACCGCGCTGACCACGAGGGCGACCCTGCTCGCCGTCGTGATCTGCGTGCTGGTCCTGACCCTCGCCTATCCGCTGCGGCTGTACCTGCAGCAGCAGGCCAAGCTCTCCGAGCTGAGCCGGACCAACGCGCAGGCCCAGGCGAGGGTCAACGAGCTGCGGGCGACGGTCGAGCGCTACGACGACCAGGCCTGGGTCGAGGACGAGGCGCGCCGTCGGCTGCATTACGTCAAGCCCGGTGAGCGGGCGTACCTGATGCCGATCAAACCGGCACCCACCAAGGACGGCGACGAGACCCGCGGCGGGTCGTCCGGGGGCTCGGCCTGGTACGCCCGACTCTGGTCGGAGATCTCGACGCCGTAG
- the mfd gene encoding transcription-repair coupling factor, translating to MTLAPLLDALIARPGGDPALGRAIGAVGEPVLDLAGPAALRPFAAAALAVGADRPVLAVVATGREAEDLASALGSLLGPDVVTVFPSWETLPHERLSPRADTVGQRLAVLRRLAHPASTGRPPLRIVVASIRAVLQPQVAGLGELAPVTLAEGDTADLDGVVTRLVDIAYHRVDLVERRGEIAVRGGILDVFPPTEEHPLRVEFFGDEVEDIRRFSVADQRALPEDDGATGGGRVLFAPPCSELLLTAQVRARAADLATRHPELLDLLDKIADGIPVEGMEALAPVLVDAMSLLLDDLPAGTHVLVCDPERVRSRASELVRTSQEFLDASWSVAALGGGAPIDLGAAAYRSIIEVRERAEDLGLPWWSVTPFMSTPAGSDREPAGTGLTGAAYDGTEYGDNYGDNYGDNTVVASLRPAPIYHGDTAAVIADVKGWLAESWRVLLVTEGHGPAQRLVEMLRDADLGAGLAEEATLTPGVAIVTCGRLATGFTSDTLRLAVLTESDIAGARGVSTKDMRRMPSRRRKGIDPLALLPGDMVVHDAHGVGRYVEMVTRTVAGAKREYLLLEYARGDRLYVPTDQLEQITRYVGGDAPSLDRIGGADWAKRKSRARRAVKEIAGELIRLYSARMAAPGHAFAPDSPWQRELEDAFPFRETPDQLAAIDEVKADMEKPVPMDRVICGDVGYGKTEIAVRAAFKAVQDGKQVAVLVPTTLLVQQHFQTFSERYAAFPVVVKAMSRFNSPAEHKAVQEGLATGSVDVVIGTHRLLSGENRFKDLGLVIVDEEQRFGVEHKEQLKKMRTAVDVLTMSATPIPRTLEMSITGIRELSTIDTPPEERHPVLTSVAAYDARQVAAAIRRELLREGQVFFIHNRVETIDRAAARLRDLVPEARIATAHGQLHEDALEQVMVSFWEKKFDVLVCTTIVESGLDISNANTLIVERADVFGLSQLHQLRGRVGRGRDRAYAYFLYPPDKPLTETAHDRLATIAQHNDLGAGMAVAMKDLEIRGAGNLLGGEQSGHIASVGFDMYVRMVGEAVAEYRREGVEEPPEVKVELPVDASLPHDYVPSERLRLDAYRRLAGAATDADIDEVRGELVDRFGPVPEPVENLLAVAGLRVLARRFGVTEIITAGRQIRFAPLELRESQTLRLTRLYRGAVVKPAVRTVLVPAPTETGRIGSRPLRDRALLVWVGQLLHAVAGDSVAAAAASI from the coding sequence ATGACCCTCGCGCCGTTGCTCGACGCGCTGATCGCCCGTCCCGGCGGGGACCCTGCCCTGGGCCGGGCGATCGGCGCGGTCGGTGAACCGGTCCTCGACCTCGCTGGTCCCGCGGCGTTGCGGCCCTTCGCCGCCGCGGCCCTGGCGGTCGGGGCCGACCGGCCGGTCCTCGCTGTCGTGGCTACCGGCCGGGAGGCCGAGGATCTGGCGTCGGCGCTCGGCAGCCTGCTCGGTCCCGATGTGGTCACGGTCTTCCCGAGCTGGGAGACCCTGCCCCACGAGCGGCTGTCCCCCCGGGCTGACACGGTCGGGCAGCGCCTCGCCGTGCTGCGCCGGCTCGCGCATCCGGCGAGCACCGGTCGGCCGCCACTGCGGATCGTGGTCGCGTCGATCCGTGCGGTGTTGCAACCCCAGGTGGCCGGGCTCGGCGAGCTCGCACCGGTCACCCTCGCCGAGGGCGATACGGCCGACCTCGACGGCGTGGTGACGCGGCTGGTGGACATCGCTTATCACCGGGTGGACCTGGTCGAGCGGCGCGGCGAGATCGCCGTGCGCGGCGGCATCCTCGACGTCTTCCCGCCCACCGAGGAACATCCGCTGCGGGTCGAGTTCTTCGGCGATGAAGTCGAGGACATCCGCCGGTTCTCCGTGGCGGACCAGCGGGCGCTACCGGAGGATGATGGCGCGACCGGTGGTGGCCGTGTCCTGTTCGCGCCGCCGTGCAGCGAACTGCTACTGACCGCGCAGGTGCGGGCGCGGGCCGCGGACCTCGCGACGCGCCACCCGGAGCTGCTGGACCTGCTCGACAAGATCGCCGACGGCATCCCCGTGGAGGGGATGGAGGCGCTCGCCCCGGTACTCGTCGACGCCATGTCACTACTCCTGGACGATCTGCCGGCCGGCACCCACGTGCTGGTCTGCGATCCCGAACGGGTCCGTTCGCGGGCGAGCGAACTGGTGCGCACGAGCCAGGAGTTCCTCGACGCGTCGTGGAGCGTCGCGGCGCTGGGTGGCGGCGCGCCGATCGATCTCGGCGCGGCCGCCTACCGATCGATCATCGAGGTCCGCGAGCGTGCGGAGGATCTCGGCCTGCCGTGGTGGTCGGTCACTCCCTTCATGTCGACCCCGGCAGGCAGCGACCGGGAACCGGCGGGCACCGGGCTGACGGGCGCCGCCTACGACGGGACCGAGTACGGCGACAACTACGGCGACAACTACGGCGACAACACGGTGGTCGCCAGCCTCCGGCCCGCGCCGATCTACCACGGGGACACCGCGGCGGTCATCGCCGACGTCAAGGGCTGGCTCGCCGAGTCCTGGCGAGTGCTGCTGGTCACCGAGGGGCACGGTCCGGCGCAGCGCCTGGTGGAGATGCTGCGCGACGCCGACCTGGGCGCCGGCCTCGCCGAGGAGGCCACGCTCACTCCGGGCGTCGCCATAGTCACCTGCGGTCGGCTCGCCACCGGCTTCACCAGCGATACTTTGCGCCTCGCCGTTCTTACTGAAAGCGACATCGCGGGTGCCCGCGGGGTGAGCACGAAGGACATGCGGCGCATGCCGAGCCGGCGGCGCAAGGGCATCGATCCGCTCGCCCTGCTCCCCGGGGACATGGTGGTCCACGACGCGCACGGCGTCGGCCGCTACGTCGAGATGGTCACCAGGACCGTCGCGGGCGCCAAGCGGGAGTATCTTCTGCTGGAGTACGCCCGGGGCGACCGACTGTATGTGCCGACCGACCAGCTTGAACAGATCACCCGGTATGTCGGGGGTGACGCGCCGAGCCTGGACCGCATCGGCGGCGCCGACTGGGCCAAGCGCAAGAGTCGGGCCCGCAGGGCCGTCAAGGAGATCGCCGGTGAGCTGATCCGGCTCTACAGCGCCCGGATGGCTGCTCCCGGGCATGCCTTCGCTCCCGACAGTCCCTGGCAGCGTGAGCTGGAGGACGCCTTCCCGTTCCGAGAGACACCCGATCAGCTCGCCGCCATCGACGAGGTCAAGGCCGACATGGAGAAGCCGGTCCCGATGGACCGGGTAATCTGCGGCGACGTCGGCTACGGCAAGACCGAGATCGCGGTGCGGGCCGCGTTCAAGGCGGTGCAGGACGGCAAGCAGGTCGCGGTGCTGGTGCCCACGACGCTGCTGGTCCAGCAGCACTTCCAGACCTTCTCCGAGCGTTACGCCGCATTCCCGGTGGTGGTGAAGGCGATGAGCCGGTTCAACTCGCCCGCCGAACACAAGGCGGTGCAGGAGGGGCTCGCTACCGGCAGTGTCGACGTGGTCATCGGCACCCACCGGCTGCTGTCCGGGGAGAACCGCTTCAAGGATCTCGGCCTGGTGATCGTCGACGAGGAGCAGCGCTTCGGTGTCGAGCACAAGGAGCAGCTCAAGAAGATGCGCACGGCGGTGGACGTGCTCACGATGAGCGCCACACCGATCCCCCGCACGCTGGAGATGTCGATCACCGGCATCCGGGAGCTGTCGACCATCGACACTCCGCCCGAGGAGCGGCACCCGGTGCTGACCTCGGTCGCCGCCTACGACGCCCGTCAGGTGGCCGCGGCGATCCGCCGGGAGCTGCTGCGCGAGGGGCAGGTCTTCTTCATCCACAACCGGGTGGAGACGATCGACCGGGCCGCCGCCCGGCTGCGCGATCTGGTTCCCGAGGCGCGGATCGCCACCGCCCACGGCCAGCTGCACGAGGACGCGCTTGAGCAGGTCATGGTCTCCTTCTGGGAGAAGAAGTTCGACGTGCTGGTCTGCACGACGATCGTGGAGTCGGGCCTGGACATCTCCAACGCCAACACCCTCATCGTCGAGCGGGCCGACGTGTTCGGCCTGTCCCAGCTGCACCAGCTGCGCGGCCGGGTCGGGCGGGGCCGGGACCGGGCGTACGCCTACTTCCTCTACCCGCCGGACAAGCCGCTGACCGAGACCGCCCACGACCGGCTCGCCACGATCGCCCAGCACAACGACCTTGGTGCCGGAATGGCCGTGGCCATGAAGGACCTGGAGATCCGGGGAGCGGGCAACCTGCTCGGCGGCGAGCAGTCCGGGCACATCGCCTCGGTCGGGTTCGACATGTACGTGCGGATGGTCGGCGAAGCGGTGGCCGAGTACCGCAGGGAGGGGGTCGAGGAGCCCCCGGAGGTCAAGGTCGAGCTGCCGGTCGACGCGAGCCTGCCGCATGACTACGTGCCGAGCGAGCGGCTGCGGCTGGATGCCTACCGGCGGCTGGCCGGCGCCGCCACGGACGCCGACATCGACGAGGTGCGTGGCGAGCTCGTGGACCGGTTCGGTCCGGTGCCCGAACCGGTCGAGAACCTGCTGGCCGTCGCGGGCCTGCGGGTGCTTGCCCGGCGCTTCGGCGTCACGGAGATCATCACCGCCGGTCGCCAGATCCGGTTCGCTCCGCTGGAGCTGCGGGAGAGTCAGACACTCCGGCTGACCCGGCTCTACCGGGGCGCCGTGGTCAAACCGGCGGTGCGGACCGTACTCGTTCCCGCGCCGACCGAGACGGGGCGCATCGGTTCCCGGCCATTGCGGGACCGGGCCCTGCTCGTCTGGGTCGGCCAGCTCCTGCATGCGGTCGCGGGCGACTCGGTCGCCGCCGCGGCGGCCTCGATCTGA
- the mazG gene encoding nucleoside triphosphate pyrophosphohydrolase, with amino-acid sequence MLMRITVVVTSPRVAPGILTARAWDVVRTVPVLTASPTHPQLAALRAAGATVLIVDPGDPGDPGGLAGAVTLIRAALPDPAAAEVAWLPDPLAPNILDCLLGEASGSGERNDAGVDGVTGVEVTSLVATRELPGSSLLDAVAVMDRLRSPGGCPWDAEQTHTSLAPYLVEETYEAYQAIEDGDLTELREELGDVLMQVLFHARIAAERADDGWDVDDIAAGLVAKLIRRHPHVFGDVVVDGPANVVANWDAIKAVEKGRVSVTEGVPLSQPALSLAAKLLKRAAGIGVPADLALTGTAAWGVTDAGDRVTEIAATAAVLARSGTAGDDLIGDLLFAAVALARTASVDPERALRATARRFRDRLAAVEGTVRAEGADPASLSDTRWRAIWRQLPG; translated from the coding sequence ATGTTGATGCGGATCACCGTGGTCGTCACCAGCCCCCGGGTGGCACCGGGAATTCTCACGGCCCGGGCGTGGGATGTCGTGCGCACGGTGCCCGTCCTGACCGCGAGCCCCACGCATCCTCAGCTCGCCGCGCTGCGGGCGGCCGGTGCGACCGTCCTGATCGTCGATCCCGGCGATCCCGGCGATCCCGGCGGTCTGGCCGGCGCGGTGACCCTCATCCGGGCCGCCCTGCCTGATCCCGCGGCGGCCGAGGTCGCCTGGCTACCCGATCCGCTTGCGCCGAACATCCTCGACTGCCTCCTCGGCGAGGCGAGTGGATCCGGGGAACGCAACGATGCCGGCGTCGACGGGGTGACCGGGGTCGAAGTGACGAGCCTCGTGGCCACCAGGGAGCTGCCCGGCTCGAGCCTGTTGGACGCCGTCGCGGTCATGGACCGCCTGCGGTCGCCGGGCGGCTGCCCCTGGGACGCCGAGCAGACGCACACCTCGCTCGCACCGTACCTGGTCGAGGAGACGTACGAGGCGTATCAGGCGATCGAGGACGGCGATCTCACCGAGCTGCGCGAGGAACTCGGCGACGTGCTGATGCAGGTGCTCTTCCACGCTCGGATCGCCGCCGAGCGCGCCGACGACGGCTGGGACGTCGATGACATCGCGGCCGGTCTGGTGGCCAAGTTGATCCGCCGTCATCCGCACGTGTTCGGTGACGTGGTCGTGGACGGTCCGGCGAACGTCGTCGCCAACTGGGACGCGATCAAGGCGGTCGAGAAGGGGCGCGTCTCGGTGACCGAGGGTGTCCCACTCTCCCAACCGGCGTTGTCCCTCGCGGCCAAGCTGCTGAAGCGGGCGGCCGGCATCGGCGTCCCGGCGGATCTCGCGCTGACCGGGACGGCCGCGTGGGGTGTGACCGACGCGGGCGATCGGGTCACCGAGATCGCCGCCACGGCCGCCGTACTGGCCCGGTCGGGCACGGCGGGGGACGACCTGATCGGTGATCTGCTCTTTGCCGCCGTCGCGCTCGCCCGGACGGCCTCCGTCGATCCGGAGCGGGCCCTTCGGGCGACCGCCCGTCGCTTCCGGGACCGGCTGGCCGCCGTCGAGGGCACAGTCCGTGCCGAGGGCGCCGATCCGGCTTCCCTGTCCGACACCCGCTGGCGCGCAATCTGGCGGCAGCTACCCGGGTAA
- a CDS encoding S49 family peptidase, whose product MAAIPRKALADVRQIAARRTAPIVLELDLTVDPIEGVPTDPITLALARRRTTLRDVVEGLRYATEDPRVSIVVAHIAACGMPLARIQEIRAAIAAFRAAGGTAIAYADTFGEFGGGTAPYYLACAFDEIWLAPPGDCGLTGLGMEAPFLRGALDRLGISVEIGQRYEYKNAVNTLVERDFTPAHLEAVSRIIESSSDQIVAGIAEGRGLSTDRVRRLIDLGPLAGSVALDTGLVDRLGYRDEVYAAARERVTRGPSAGFGGDGEGAGREDARRGSGAEPVLMYASAYRRSAERREKFPALRVAALAAGGPAAFFFREVPDDRDGSRPDGAGEAHLHPDEAAGSGTSALAPSVTAPHRDPKKSVIALIHGTGPVVLGHGAPGPFSGPVLAAEATAAAFRSAARDPAVAAAVFRVSSPGGSYVASDLVRREAERFRASGRPLIVSMGDVAASGGYFVALASDAIVANPGTLTGSIGVFAGKQVISGLLDKVGVGFGAVAEGEHALMMSPRRPFTPGEREKLEEFLDRVYADFVDKVAVARGLSRDQAHQLARGRVWTGADAHAHGLVDVLGGLAQAIELAWSRAGLPAGETPRVRLTPKPSVLERVRSPKSSEDRGAAASVAGSVAGSVAGSVAGSVAGSALGLLGAGPGAGFVPGWGALAPLAARLGLPSAGPLVMPPIGRIG is encoded by the coding sequence ATGGCTGCCATCCCACGTAAGGCGCTGGCCGACGTCCGCCAGATCGCGGCGCGGCGGACGGCTCCGATCGTCCTTGAACTCGATCTGACGGTCGACCCGATCGAAGGCGTCCCCACCGACCCGATCACCCTGGCGCTCGCCCGGCGTCGGACGACCCTGCGGGATGTCGTCGAAGGCCTACGGTACGCGACCGAGGATCCCCGGGTGTCCATCGTGGTCGCGCATATCGCCGCCTGCGGGATGCCGCTGGCACGTATCCAGGAGATTCGCGCCGCGATCGCCGCGTTTCGTGCGGCCGGTGGCACCGCCATCGCCTACGCGGACACCTTCGGGGAGTTCGGGGGCGGCACGGCGCCCTACTATCTGGCCTGCGCGTTCGACGAGATCTGGCTCGCCCCGCCCGGTGACTGCGGCCTGACCGGTCTCGGGATGGAGGCGCCGTTCCTGCGGGGAGCGCTCGACCGGCTCGGTATCTCCGTCGAGATCGGCCAGCGGTACGAGTACAAGAACGCCGTCAACACGCTGGTGGAGCGGGACTTCACCCCGGCGCACCTGGAGGCGGTCAGCCGGATCATCGAGTCCAGCTCTGACCAGATCGTGGCCGGCATCGCCGAGGGACGCGGGCTGTCCACCGACCGGGTTCGGCGTCTGATCGATCTCGGACCGCTGGCCGGGTCCGTCGCGCTCGACACCGGTCTCGTCGACCGTCTCGGCTACCGCGACGAGGTGTACGCGGCGGCACGGGAACGGGTGACGCGGGGGCCGTCGGCCGGATTCGGGGGTGACGGGGAGGGCGCGGGCCGGGAGGATGCGCGCCGCGGGTCCGGCGCGGAGCCGGTTTTGATGTACGCCTCCGCCTACCGGCGGTCCGCCGAGCGGCGGGAGAAGTTCCCGGCGCTTCGCGTGGCGGCGCTGGCGGCCGGCGGTCCGGCGGCTTTCTTCTTCCGCGAGGTTCCCGATGATCGGGACGGCTCCCGTCCCGACGGCGCCGGGGAGGCCCACCTCCACCCGGACGAGGCCGCGGGCAGCGGGACGAGTGCGCTGGCCCCCTCCGTGACGGCGCCACATCGAGACCCGAAGAAGTCGGTCATCGCGCTCATCCATGGGACCGGGCCGGTCGTCCTCGGACACGGTGCCCCGGGTCCGTTCTCCGGGCCGGTGCTCGCAGCGGAGGCCACCGCGGCGGCCTTCCGTTCCGCCGCGCGTGATCCCGCGGTGGCGGCGGCGGTGTTCCGGGTGAGCAGCCCTGGGGGTTCCTACGTCGCCTCCGACCTGGTCCGCCGGGAGGCCGAGCGGTTCCGGGCCAGCGGCCGGCCGCTGATCGTCTCGATGGGTGACGTGGCGGCCTCTGGTGGCTACTTCGTCGCCCTGGCATCCGATGCGATCGTGGCGAACCCCGGCACGCTGACCGGCTCGATCGGGGTGTTCGCCGGCAAGCAGGTGATCAGCGGGCTGCTCGACAAGGTGGGAGTGGGCTTCGGTGCCGTCGCGGAGGGCGAGCATGCGCTGATGATGTCGCCGCGGCGGCCCTTCACCCCGGGGGAGCGGGAGAAACTGGAGGAGTTCCTGGACCGGGTCTACGCCGACTTCGTTGACAAGGTGGCGGTCGCTCGCGGGCTGTCCCGGGACCAGGCGCACCAGCTGGCCCGCGGCCGGGTGTGGACCGGCGCGGACGCCCATGCGCACGGCTTGGTGGACGTCCTCGGCGGGTTGGCGCAGGCGATCGAACTCGCCTGGTCGCGCGCCGGTCTGCCGGCCGGTGAGACTCCGCGGGTGCGGCTGACGCCCAAGCCGTCGGTGCTGGAACGGGTCCGGTCGCCGAAGTCCAGCGAGGACCGCGGGGCCGCCGCGTCGGTGGCCGGGTCGGTGGCCGGGTCGGTGGCCGGGTCGGTGGCCGGGTCGGTGGCCGGGTCCGCCCTGGGCCTGCTCGGCGCTGGTCCCGGTGCCGGCTTCGTCCCGGGTTGGGGGGCGCTGGCACCGCTGGCGGCGCGGCTTGGTCTGCCCTCGGCCGGTCCGCTGGTCATGCCGCCGATCGGGCGGATCGGTTAG
- a CDS encoding MerR family transcriptional regulator, translating to MSTKRRGVSGSNTTRGDVYQIGDVAERVSLSLRTVRYYEESGLLAPVGRTVGGFRLYDDDAIERLLLIKKMKPLGFTLEEIRSLLALRDELAEPDLAAGVRAELQERLGTWVVLAEEKLSTLREQVSVAESFVGGLHDDAKRSGGTV from the coding sequence TTGTCCACCAAGCGCCGTGGTGTTTCGGGATCGAACACGACCCGTGGCGACGTTTACCAGATCGGGGACGTTGCGGAGCGGGTCAGCCTCTCCCTGCGAACAGTCCGCTACTATGAGGAGTCAGGGCTCCTCGCGCCGGTAGGTCGGACCGTAGGGGGATTTCGTCTCTACGACGACGACGCCATCGAGCGGCTGCTCCTCATCAAGAAGATGAAACCGTTGGGGTTCACCCTGGAGGAGATACGGTCGCTGCTGGCCCTTCGTGATGAGCTCGCCGAGCCCGACCTCGCCGCGGGCGTCCGGGCCGAGCTCCAGGAGCGGCTTGGCACCTGGGTGGTACTCGCGGAGGAAAAACTCTCCACGCTTCGGGAGCAGGTCAGCGTCGCGGAGTCGTTCGTCGGCGGGCTGCACGACGACGCGAAACGGTCGGGAGGAACCGTCTGA